The genome window TTGCGGGAGGAGAATGCCCATGGCAAAAGAAGAAGAGAAGATTCAGGTTGACGGTACAATTGTCGAAGCCCTGCCGGGCACACAGTTCAAGGTGCGTCTGGACAACGGTCACGAGGTGCTGGCGTACCTCTCCGGCAGGATGCGCAAATACTACATTCGCATTCTGCTGGGGGATCGGGTGCGGGTAGAGATGTCTCCCTACGATTTGACGCGCGGGCGCATTGTGTATCGTCAGAAGAAAACCAGCGAAGGCATCGTCGAGGAAGAGTTCTAGCCTGAATCTCTGCGTTGATTATGGTAAACCGCCACGTCACGGGATGTGGCGGTTTTTAATTGTGCTACAATCTGCCCTATAGAAGAGATGGAATTTTCGGCGTTCTTCACTCTGGTGGTGATGCTTCTTGCCGCGGCGCTGTTCATCAGCGAACGGGTGCGCCCGGATCTGGTGGCGCTGATTGTGCTGGTGTTTCTAGGCGTCGGCGGGGTGGTTACGCCGCAGGAAGCCTTTGCCGGTTTCAGCGGCTCGGCGGTGATGACCATTCTGGGCATTTCCATCCTCTCCGAAGCCCTGCGCCAAACCGGCGTGACCCGCTGGCTGGGAGCGCGTATGCACCGCCTGGGCGCCGGTTCGGAAAAGCGCCTGATTCTCACCACCCTGCTGATCTCGGCAGGGCTTTCTTTGTTAATGAACAATATCGCCGTGGTGGGGGTGTTACTGCCCGCCGTGCTGGGACTGGCGCGGCGGAGCCGCACCTCTCCCTCCCGGCTGATGATGCCGCTGGCGTACGGCACTGCCCTGGGGGGCATGGCAACCCTGCTGACCACCGCCAACCTCATCGTCAGCAATGCCCTCAAAGATGCCGGTCATCAGCCTTTTGGGTTGCTGGATTTCTTTCCCATTGGCGCGCCGCTGGTGGCGATGGGCGCAGTCTATATGGTGACTTTTGGCATGCGCCTGATGCCGCGCTATATGCGCGAGGATGAAACGCTTCCTCAGCAACTGCACGAAAAACTCAGCCATCTGTACGGGCTTGCCCGCCGT of Anaerolinea thermophila UNI-1 contains these proteins:
- the infA gene encoding translation initiation factor IF-1, translated to MAKEEEKIQVDGTIVEALPGTQFKVRLDNGHEVLAYLSGRMRKYYIRILLGDRVRVEMSPYDLTRGRIVYRQKKTSEGIVEEEF